In Nocardia sp. NBC_00403, the DNA window CACCTCGTCACCGACCGCGTGGCCGAAGCCGTCGTTGATCTGCTTGAAGCGGTCCAGGTCGATCAGCAGCAGGCCGACGCCGCGGGTGGGATCGGCCGCCATCAGCCGGACCTGGTCCTGCAGCAGTGTGCGGTTGGCCAGATCGGTCAGCGCATCGTGGGTCGCCTCGTGGCGCAGCCGATGCTGCAACGCGGCAATTTCCTGCACCCGCAGCGACACCGCGGCCGAAATATGTTGTTCCTGCTGCGCGAGTGCGCGCTCCTGTAGGGCCTGGGCATAGCTGTCGATGGCTTGGCTGGCGACCAACGGCCAGCGCGTGGCGACCAACGATCCCGGTGCGCCCGCCGGGAAGCCGAGCAGCCACCTGGTGGCCTGCGCCAGCATCCTGGTCCTTTCGAACGGGGCCTCGACCAGCCGGGCGCCGAGCATCCGCGCCTCTGGCACGGGGAACGGCTCGGACTTGGCCAGTTGCAGCAGTCGTTCGATGATCTCGATCAATACCGGCTCCAGTTGCCTGGGTGCCGCGTGGGAACCCGGCTCGGCGCAGACAGCACGCGCCCAGGCTCGGGCCATGGCGGCTACCGGGGGCTCGATGTCGGTCGCCATCGCACTCACCCGGCACAGCTCGAGTCGGTAGCGCGGTGTGTTGAACCCACACCGGCGCCGGCCTCACCCCGATCGTTCCCACTGCCATGCGGCTGTGTCCACCTTGCCTGGTGCACGCTCACCGCCCCCTTTCCAGATACCCCCGTCCGGCAAAAAGGATCCTAGCAAGCC includes these proteins:
- a CDS encoding GGDEF domain-containing protein, giving the protein MATDIEPPVAAMARAWARAVCAEPGSHAAPRQLEPVLIEIIERLLQLAKSEPFPVPEARMLGARLVEAPFERTRMLAQATRWLLGFPAGAPGSLVATRWPLVASQAIDSYAQALQERALAQQEQHISAAVSLRVQEIAALQHRLRHEATHDALTDLANRTLLQDQVRLMAADPTRGVGLLLIDLDRFKQINDGFGHAVGDEVLVELARRLREICPPDTVICRYGGDEFVLATNPHHNTLGDLAHQIVGALRDPVWSTAGPVPVSASVGTAYCAPGSPCDFTDLLRRADRAMYSAKTAGGKRFALAESDEPEIKTAVAG